CCAAGGCCTCGGCAAGCTCGCAGCGCCGAGATCCTCGACGACACGTCGCTGCGCTCGCTATGTGTTGCGGCGGTTGATGATCGACCGAACCACCATCTCGGCGATCGCGGCCGAATTGGGTCTGTCGTGGCACACCGTGAGCACCATCGCCATGCGGGCGGCAGCCGAACTGATCGCTGCGGCCGGACCCGAACGGCTCGACGGCGAGCGCGTCATCGGCGTCGACGAACACCGCTGGGCACCACGGCGCCGCGGCACCGCAGGCTTCGTCACCCTGATCATCGACTTGACTCCCGTCCACGACGGCACCGGACCCGCGCGGCTGCTCGACCTGGTGGCAGGGCGCTCAGCGGCGGCACTGAAGACCTGGCTGGCTGACCAGTCGCCGGCGTTTCGCGACCAGGCAGAGGTGATTCGCCATGGACGGCTTCGGCGGTTACAAGACCGCCGCGGCCGACGAGCTGCCCGACGCCACCGCGGTGATGGACCCCTTCCACGTCGTCGCGTTGGCCGGTGCCAAGCTCGACCTGACCCGCCAACGCATCCAACAGCTGACCTGCGGCCATCGCGGCCGCACCGGCGACCCGCTCTACGGTGTGCGCCGCACCCTGCGCACCCGAGTTCCCCTGCTGAGCACTCGACAGCGGGCACGACTGGAAGCGGTGTTCGCCGACGACGACCATCTCGCTGTCATGGCCACGTGGAGTGGCTATCAGCGCATCATCGCCGCCTACGGCCACCCCGACCGGCGGCGCGGCAAAACGATGATGACCGCGATCATCGACTCGTTGCGCCGAGGCGTCCCCACGATCCTCGATGAACTCGCCCAACTGGGCCGCACTCTGCACCGTCGCCGCGCCGACGTGCTGGCCTTCTTCGACCACCACACCTCCAACGGCCCCACCGAGGCAATCAACGGCCGCCTGGAATCCCTGCGCCGCAACGCCCTCGGATTCCGGAACCTCACCCACTACCGATGGCGCTCACTCCTGCACAGCGGCGCACCACATCAACTCGTCAATGCACTCAAAATTCCGAAGAGCCCCTTTGGACGCCCGCAGGATCGCTGCCGCAGTTCTGTCCCTCGAGCCTGAACGGCTGCGCAGACCGCGCAGCGACGACGGTATCCGGTCAGCATTGCGGGTTCTCGTCACTGCACGTGAGCACATGACGACTGAACGAACCGCGACCGTCAACGCACTCACTGCCTTGCTGCGTGTAGCCGCGCTGGGTGTCGACGCTCGAAAGGCATTGGTCGCCAGTCAGATTAACGATATTGCTCGCTCGCGCCGGTCCAGCGCGGGTGTGTTGGCCTGCCCCAGTTTGTCCCGATCACAATCAATGCCGAGTCGACGAGGACGTACTGCAGTGGTACGACAAAGCGTGCACCCTGCGGCGAGTCCACCAGCAACACCAAGCTCGGGATGCGGGCCATATCCGAGGTGAGATACCTACCGCGGCTCACCGCATACAGGCCACGGTCGATCGCGATAATCGAGCGCCGCAGCGGGCCCGCGAATCGCCTATGCCCGATTGCGCGCACAAACCTTGGGCCCCAAACCACGTCCCGTTTCGCTTGATCAGTCAACTCTGGCACTCCTACGCAAAACGCGCATCACATCCGAAGATCCACTGGCTGCCGCGGCTTTTCCGGTTAAGGCTTGCGCGCTGTTGCGATGATGTAGTCGCTGACCCCCAGGCTGGATTTCCATAATTCTAGCCCCGCGATATTCTCGATGTCGTCGCGGCTCAGCGCGTCGAGCTGGTCGTCGTAACTGCCGCCCTTCTTGACTCGATGATGTATATATCTAGCCATTCCCGGATAGGTGAATCCCGCGATGGACTTCACATCGGCCTCGACGAAGCCGGCGGATGTGAGCTTTCGCACGTAGGACACACGGTCGTACATATTAGCGCGGGGCACACACGCTCTTTTGCGAGCTAGGGACCTGATCAACCCGGAAAACTGCTCACCAGCGCCAGGTAGCATATCAGCTAATACCAATTTGCCGCCGCTTCTCAATACTCGGAATGCTTCGCGAAAGAACTCATCGCGCGTATCGAAATGGAATGCGGACTCAAGGGCTATGACCTTATCAAATGAGCCGTCAGGATTCCCGGTCCGCAGGGCGGACCCCACGGCGAGCTGGATTCTGTCATCCAGACCTAGGTTTCGCAGGCGCTGCTGCCCGACTTCGATGTGTTGGGGCGTTATGTCGATTCCGACGATCCGCCTGACGCCGAACTCCTCGACGAAGAAGATATCTTGCTCTGCAAATCCGCATCCCGCGTCGAGGACCGTATCGGCGTCTTGTAGATCTGCAGCCTCGCCCACCAATGCAGCCATCGCGCGGCAAGCGTCCGGGTAACTTCGAGCTTCTTTCCAGAAGCCGATGTTGAGCCAGAGCGGTTTACTGACGTCTTCGAAATTCCCGTTGAATCGTTCGACGACATCGTCGCCCAGCAGGGTGTAGAAATCCGATGGATCCTTGCTCATCAGTAATTTCGGCGTGGTAAGCGTCATGAGAAGCTGCCACTTGGCATATGTTCTTAGCACTCCCAAATACTTCAACGCCGACCTCCCGATTTGATTCGCCATATCAGCCGGTCGCCGCCCCATGCGTGTAGCTCAATTGCTGTCGCTCGGGCTGCATGGTCACTCCGAAAGCCCTTCGATGACGGCGAAGAGCGTTTCGTCGTTGGCTACATCGAGATCCGGGGTCCCGGTGGTGGCGGCGATTCCGCGCAGAGACTGCTGTACGGCGGCCAATCGTCGCAGCACTTCAACACGAGTATGGTCTTCGAGGCTGATGTCCGCACCGCTCCGTTGTGTTGTCTCTTCGAGGCGGGTGAGCAACTCCATCAGATTCGACGACATGTCCCCGTCCACGGAATGCGCCTGTGATCCGATCTTGGTGCGCAGGTACCGCGCAAGTGCGTGAGCGTTGGGGTGATCGAACACTATGGTGGTCGGCAGTTTGAGACCGGTTTCACTCTGTAGTCGGTTCCGAAATTCGACGCCCGTCAGCGAGTCCACACCCAGCGATCTGAAGGGCTCATCAGGTGGAATGGTGCCGACTCCGTGGTGGCCAAGCACCGCCGCCGCCTGCGCGCGCACAAACTCGAGGATGGTCCGCTCCTGTTCGCCTACCGGGCGCCCGGCAATCTGGGCGGCCAACTTGGATTGAGCCATATCGTGGCTGACGGCCGTTTTCCGGCGGCTGACGCGAACAAGCGCACGGTACAGATGTGGCAAAGTCTCAGCGTCGGCCACGGTCGCCAGCGACAGCCGGGCGGGGACGAGCAGTGCGTGCCCAGTCTGCAGTGCAGTGTCGAATAGTGCCAGCCCGTCATCGGAGCTGAGCGGTGATAGACCGATCCGGCTCATCCGGTCGTTGTCCTGCTCGTCCAGATGCCCGGTCATGCCGGTTTTCTGCTGCCACAGGCCCCACGCCAACGAGGTGGCCGCGAGCCCTTGATGTTGACGGTACTGGGCCAGGGCGTCGAGATAGCTGTTAGCGGCGGCGTAATTCGCCTGGCCCGGGGTACCGAGGACACCGGCCGCGGACGAGAAAAGCACGAATAGCGCCAGGTCGCTGTCGGAGGTGAGGTCGTGAAGATTCCACGCCGCGTCGACTTTGGTACGCACCACCGAATCGAAGTGTTCCGCACCGAGATCGCTGAAGATGCTGTCATGAAGCAGACCCGCGGCATGGATGACCCCGGTGAGCGGACGGTCGGCGGGTATATCGGCCAGGACCGCCGCCAGCGCGTCGCGGTCGGCTGCGTCGCAGGCCACCACCCGGGTCTGCGCGCCCAACTCACCCAGTTCAGCGACCAGTGCGTCGGCACGCTCTGCGTTCGGTCCGCTTCGCGAAAGCAACAACAGGTGGCGCACCCCATGGCGAGTCACGAGATGCCGGGCGAGCAGGGATCCGAGGCCGCCGGTGCCACCGGTGACCAACACTGTGCCATTGGAGTCAACCGGGCGTGGGAGGGACAACGCGATCTTCCCAATATGGCGGGCTTGCGACACGTACCGGTACACCTCCGGCAGACGACGCATGTCCCACGCGGAGACCTCCGGTGGGTCGATCGCGCCCGCGGACAGCATGGCCATCACATCGCGCAAAGTCTCGCGGATTCGGTCAGCACCCGCTTCCAGAGTGTTGAAATGCAAGTAGCCGACGCCCGGATGGTCAGCGGCCACGACTGCTGGATCGCGTAGGTCCGTGCGGCTCATCTCCAGGAATTTGCCGCCGCGCGGCAGCAACCGGAGCGACGCGTCGGTGTACTCGTTGGCCAGGGAATTCAGCACGAGATCCATCCCCGCGCCGTCGGTGAAATCGAGGAAGCTCCGCTCGAAGCCCACATCGCGGGAACTGGCGATGTGGTCGTCATCGAGCCCCTGTGCACGAAGTACCGGCCACTTCGCCGGGCTGGCAGTGGCGAACACCTCCAACCCCCATGCCTTGGAAAGCGAGACCGCCGCCATGCCGACGCCACCGGTCGCGGAGTGCACGAGAATCCGCTCGCCGGGTCGGGCGTCGGCCAAGTCACGCAACGCGTAATAGGCGGTCAGGAAGGCCACCGGGATGCTAGCCGCCTGGACGAAAGTCCAGTCATCGGGAACTGAGGTCAGTAGGCGGTGGTCGGCGTCCACGCTGGACGCCACGCCCAGCAGAATCCCAAAGACTCGATCCCCGGGCACGAAACCAGTAACCTCGGCGCCCACGGCGGTGACAACACCGGCGGCCTCGCATCCGATCTGGGCACCCGGGTCAGGGTACATCCCAAGGGCGACAAGCACATCGCGGAAGTTCACACCGATGGCGCGGACTTCGACCCGCACCTCGCTCGGCGCGAGATCACCGAGGCCAGCCGGCTGCACCGACAGGTTGTCAGCGCTCAAAGTCGCCAGACCGGCACACTGCAATGACCACTCCGGAGGGTGCGAATCCCATTCGAGCGAGGCACCGCGGTCCGGCCGGACCAACCGAGGCGCTCTGAGCGCCCCTCGGCGGTACGCTGCCTGCGGCTCCCCCGACGCCAATATGGCGGGCACTGCGGCGTTCATCGACGCCCAGTTGTCGAGGTCTAGCAGCAAGACCCGGCCCGGATCTTCTGTCTGCAGGCTGCGTAGCAAACCCCACACACCGGCATGAACGAGGTCAGGCACGGCATCGGAGGCATCCGATGCGATTGCGTCGCGCGTCACCACGATGAGACGGCTATCTGCAGTTTCTCCGTCGGCCAACCAATCTCGTACCCGCTGGGCAACAGCCCACAAGCGCTCGCGCACCGTGGCACCGTCGGCGACGCCGCCTCCACAACAGCGCAAGATCTGGGTCGCCGCGCCGGAGGCCGACGTTTCGGTGATGTCCGCCCAATCCACGTCGCGAGCTTCGACGTCGACCGGGATCCAATCCACGCTGAACAGTGCCTGCTCGGCAATGTTTGCGCCGCGAGGGCGCAACCCGCCGACCGGCGTGTCACGCATCGTCAACGCACTTACCGTGGCAACCGGTTCACCGTGCTGGTCGTACAACTGCACAGCGACCCGCCTGTCGCCGATGACCTTCAGCCAGACTCGCAACTGTCGCGCACCGACCGCCCGCACGTGGATGTGGTCCCAGGCGAAAGGCAGCAGCACTTTGTCGGACTCGGCGGTGAGACCGCAATAGCCGACAGTTTGAAGGGCGGCGTCCAGAAGCGCCGGATGCAGCACGAAACCCTGCGCCTGGTCGAGACCCTGCTCCGGCAGCTCGACCTCGGCGAAAACTTCCATCCCTCGGGTCCACACTGCACGGATCCCCTGGAATGCGGGTCCGTAGTGGTAACCACGGTCGGCGGCAGTTCGGTACGCGCGTGACACATCGACGCTGTTGGCTGCGGCGGGCGGCCAGGCGAACGGCGTTGACGGTGCGTCGGGTGCGGCCGGGGTCAACATGCCTTGCGCATGCAGGCTCCAGGCAGTGTCAGCATCCTCGGGACGCGAATAGACCGCCACCGTTCGGCCGGCGGC
Above is a window of Mycolicibacterium baixiangningiae DNA encoding:
- a CDS encoding SAM-dependent methyltransferase, yielding MTLTTPKLLMSKDPSDFYTLLGDDVVERFNGNFEDVSKPLWLNIGFWKEARSYPDACRAMAALVGEAADLQDADTVLDAGCGFAEQDIFFVEEFGVRRIVGIDITPQHIEVGQQRLRNLGLDDRIQLAVGSALRTGNPDGSFDKVIALESAFHFDTRDEFFREAFRVLRSGGKLVLADMLPGAGEQFSGLIRSLARKRACVPRANMYDRVSYVRKLTSAGFVEADVKSIAGFTYPGMARYIHHRVKKGGSYDDQLDALSRDDIENIAGLELWKSSLGVSDYIIATARKP
- a CDS encoding type I polyketide synthase, encoding MPTEDELRAYLRRAAQEIRSLREQLSQVGDCQAEPIAVVGIGCRYPGGVNSPGDLWSVVEQRRDAISGFPRDRAWDLVYNPEPGATGSTYVREGGFLHDAAGFDAAFFGISPREAIAMEPHQRLLLEVTWQALEHAGIDPRSLKGSDTAVYTGIVHGEYGIRAYQDREGYAGHLMTGATCSVAAGRVAYVLGLEGPAVAVDTACSSSLTAVHLGVRALRLRECSLALVGGASVMAVPNYFVGFSALRALAADGRSKAFADHADGFGPAEGVGVLALERLEDARENSHRVLAVVRGSAVNQDGASNGLSAPSGLAQQRVIRAALADAGVGTTEVDVVEAHGTGTPLGDSIEAQALMATYGEGRNGDPLWIGSVKSNIGHTMAAAGVAGMIKMIEAIRRGVMPATLHAGVASTKVDWNAGAVRLLQEARHWEERGRPRRAAVSSFGISGTNAHVILEQAPETQRSSADATPPAALVWPLSARTPEALVRQATRLRDMVEGDPHLDPADVAGALVRRTAFEHRAIILGADRDTLTTGLAAMADSQPNAGLVTGHAQATGRTALVFPGQGSQWIGMGRDLLVTCPVFAEHLTSCAVALREFVDWDPLAVLRGEPGAPKLNAVDVVQPVLFSVLVAIAEVWRSLGVVPDAVIGHSQGEVAAAYVAGALPLRVAARIVVLRSRAVATLASLGGMASVSLPHDQVRERLDRWRGELGVGAVNSPKITVVSGTTAALEELLAEFDSEGIEAKRIPVDYAAHSSQIDLIKDDFRAVLGEITPTGDSTVEIYSTVYGDMIAGDILGADYWCRNLRDTVRFDEAVQASYRRGVRRYLEMSPHPVLTVSVAQNCEAVADENDHWFVGSSLRREDGGLLRMVESAAEANAAGVPISWANYVGRNGADVEIPTYPFAHERYWLDPPRSARSDVAALGIGTCKHPLLGAVVQQPASGEVLFTGRVSLEMHPWLADHAVGDALLMPGTALVECALFVGEQVGHGAVQELVLPAPLFVPEQGGVDLQVVVGRQSAAGRTVAVYSRPEDADTAWSLHAQGMLTPAAPDAPSTPFAWPPAAANSVDVSRAYRTAADRGYHYGPAFQGIRAVWTRGMEVFAEVELPEQGLDQAQGFVLHPALLDAALQTVGYCGLTAESDKVLLPFAWDHIHVRAVGARQLRVWLKVIGDRRVAVQLYDQHGEPVATVSALTMRDTPVGGLRPRGANIAEQALFSVDWIPVDVEARDVDWADITETSASGAATQILRCCGGGVADGATVRERLWAVAQRVRDWLADGETADSRLIVVTRDAIASDASDAVPDLVHAGVWGLLRSLQTEDPGRVLLLDLDNWASMNAAVPAILASGEPQAAYRRGALRAPRLVRPDRGASLEWDSHPPEWSLQCAGLATLSADNLSVQPAGLGDLAPSEVRVEVRAIGVNFRDVLVALGMYPDPGAQIGCEAAGVVTAVGAEVTGFVPGDRVFGILLGVASSVDADHRLLTSVPDDWTFVQAASIPVAFLTAYYALRDLADARPGERILVHSATGGVGMAAVSLSKAWGLEVFATASPAKWPVLRAQGLDDDHIASSRDVGFERSFLDFTDGAGMDLVLNSLANEYTDASLRLLPRGGKFLEMSRTDLRDPAVVAADHPGVGYLHFNTLEAGADRIRETLRDVMAMLSAGAIDPPEVSAWDMRRLPEVYRYVSQARHIGKIALSLPRPVDSNGTVLVTGGTGGLGSLLARHLVTRHGVRHLLLLSRSGPNAERADALVAELGELGAQTRVVACDAADRDALAAVLADIPADRPLTGVIHAAGLLHDSIFSDLGAEHFDSVVRTKVDAAWNLHDLTSDSDLALFVLFSSAAGVLGTPGQANYAAANSYLDALAQYRQHQGLAATSLAWGLWQQKTGMTGHLDEQDNDRMSRIGLSPLSSDDGLALFDTALQTGHALLVPARLSLATVADAETLPHLYRALVRVSRRKTAVSHDMAQSKLAAQIAGRPVGEQERTILEFVRAQAAAVLGHHGVGTIPPDEPFRSLGVDSLTGVEFRNRLQSETGLKLPTTIVFDHPNAHALARYLRTKIGSQAHSVDGDMSSNLMELLTRLEETTQRSGADISLEDHTRVEVLRRLAAVQQSLRGIAATTGTPDLDVANDETLFAVIEGLSE